From Bacteroides sp., the proteins below share one genomic window:
- the hflC gene encoding protease modulator HflC — protein sequence MKAKHIILLASLVLILILSLSTMFILDETQQAIVTQFGKPVGGARTEPGLNYKVPFIQKVQYFDKRYLKWDGDPNQVPTQDKKFIHVDTYARWQITDPLQFFIRLRDERSGQSRLDDILDGETRNAIASHELLDLVRSTNRTPEVYEDYLQELEILEDITVGREEIEAMVLKRANERTADLGILILDFRFKRMNYVAEVRERVYDRMISERNRIADQFRSEGQGEARKIEGDKERDLAQIQSEAIKEAEMIRGRADAKATEVYASAYNRSSMSRDLYSFIRAMESLEKSLDKQTSIILTTDNELFKYLKDTR from the coding sequence ATGAAAGCCAAACATATCATACTCCTTGCCTCCCTTGTGTTGATACTGATTCTTAGCCTGAGCACCATGTTCATTCTCGATGAAACGCAACAGGCCATAGTCACCCAGTTCGGCAAGCCAGTTGGCGGTGCCCGCACGGAGCCCGGACTAAATTATAAAGTCCCTTTTATTCAAAAAGTCCAATACTTCGATAAAAGATACCTGAAATGGGATGGTGATCCTAATCAGGTCCCCACGCAGGATAAAAAGTTCATCCATGTTGACACTTACGCGCGCTGGCAAATCACCGATCCGCTTCAGTTTTTTATTCGCCTGCGCGATGAACGCAGCGGACAATCGCGCCTCGATGATATTCTTGATGGAGAGACCCGTAATGCTATTGCCAGCCATGAGCTCCTTGACCTGGTGCGTTCAACCAACCGCACCCCGGAAGTCTATGAGGATTACCTGCAGGAACTGGAAATTTTGGAAGACATCACCGTTGGCCGGGAAGAAATTGAAGCCATGGTTCTGAAGCGTGCCAATGAAAGGACGGCCGACCTGGGGATTTTAATTTTAGACTTTCGCTTTAAGCGAATGAATTATGTGGCCGAGGTTAGGGAGCGCGTTTACGACCGTATGATCAGTGAGCGCAACCGAATCGCTGATCAGTTTCGCTCAGAAGGTCAGGGGGAGGCGCGTAAGATTGAAGGCGACAAGGAACGCGACCTGGCCCAAATACAATCGGAGGCTATCAAAGAGGCCGAAATGATAAGGGGACGGGCCGATGCAAAGGCTACAGAAGTTTATGCCTCAGCCTATAACCGTTCTTCCATGTCGAGAGACCTCTATAGTTTCATTCGGGCCATGGAATCCCTCGAGAAATCATTGGATAAGCAAACCAGCATTATCCTGACTACCGATAATGAATTGTTTAAGTACCTGAAAGATACGCGGTAA
- the hflK gene encoding FtsH protease activity modulator HflK, with the protein MNEQELQFRRMVEMIKKNLRKLLIGLLVLIALLTSIKTVGPEQEGLVLFLGKYNRTVQPGLNFIVPYGLEKMFKIPVQRQLKQEFGFRTIEAGVRSQYAKDNYRDESLMLTGDLNLADVEWVIQYRIVDSYNYLFRVREAEDALHDMSEAAMRKIVGDRTVNEVLTVGRQEVASSVEVLLQRMCNEYENGIRIDQVVLQDVNPPDPVKPSFNAVNEAQQERETLINQAESEYNRVIPRARGEAQETIQLAEAYALNRVNGAIGEADRFNSLYNEYIKAPDVTKKRIYYETMERILPKLGNKIIVDEKGNNVLPLLNIDQIRQSN; encoded by the coding sequence ATGAACGAACAAGAACTCCAGTTCCGCAGGATGGTGGAAATGATCAAAAAAAATCTTAGGAAGTTACTAATAGGCCTGTTGGTCTTGATTGCCTTGCTTACATCTATTAAAACAGTTGGACCCGAGCAGGAAGGCCTTGTATTATTTCTTGGCAAGTATAACCGGACGGTACAGCCAGGCCTGAACTTTATTGTGCCTTATGGACTGGAAAAGATGTTTAAGATACCCGTCCAAAGACAGCTTAAGCAGGAGTTTGGCTTCCGGACAATAGAAGCCGGAGTTCGTTCTCAATATGCTAAGGACAATTATCGAGATGAGTCGTTAATGCTAACCGGTGACCTCAATCTGGCTGATGTGGAATGGGTGATACAGTATCGCATTGTGGACTCATACAATTATCTTTTCCGTGTTCGCGAAGCCGAAGATGCCCTGCACGACATGTCTGAGGCAGCGATGCGCAAAATTGTGGGTGATCGTACCGTGAATGAAGTGCTTACGGTTGGCCGTCAGGAAGTCGCTTCAAGTGTAGAAGTTCTGCTTCAGCGTATGTGCAATGAATATGAAAACGGCATCAGGATTGACCAGGTTGTCCTCCAGGATGTCAATCCACCCGATCCAGTAAAACCCTCTTTTAACGCCGTGAACGAAGCACAGCAGGAACGTGAAACACTGATTAATCAGGCTGAGTCGGAATACAACCGGGTTATACCACGAGCCAGGGGTGAAGCACAGGAGACCATTCAGTTGGCAGAAGCATATGCCCTGAACCGTGTCAACGGGGCCATCGGGGAGGCCGATCGTTTTAACTCACTCTACAATGAATACATAAAAGCACCGGATGTAACGAAGAAGCGCATCTATTATGAAACCATGGAACGTATACTTCCCAAACTCGGAAACAAGATCATTGTCGATGAAAAAGGCAATAACGTATTGCCCCTGCTAAATATTGACCAGATCAGGCAAAGCAATTAA
- a CDS encoding diacylglycerol kinase family protein has protein sequence MKTLFVFNPASGKGVDKEQVLETLKSRLDDMEFKIMETNEKFNSNRILEALKGNEYERLLIGGGDGTINMISQAVLNAGIKINIGIIPLGSANGLAKCLGIEDIPMAIQAIEDNSVNKVDALSVNGNICLHLSDFGFNAGLIKKFEKEDERGMISYFKSSLKQFLEMKPYRFTLKMKKEEFSVQAHMLVIANGDRYGTGAVINPKGRIDDGKFEVISINIRGLDEILSLSLALFNGQIDKLDHVRIWSCTEAEIQNHDDAEFQIDGELQKTTKIATVNKETDQLSFYGFL, from the coding sequence ATGAAAACACTCTTTGTATTTAATCCCGCCTCAGGAAAGGGTGTAGATAAGGAGCAGGTTTTGGAGACCCTTAAGTCCAGGCTGGATGATATGGAGTTTAAGATCATGGAAACAAATGAAAAATTTAATTCCAATCGCATTTTGGAGGCGCTGAAGGGGAATGAATACGAAAGACTGCTTATTGGAGGAGGGGATGGAACCATAAACATGATTTCTCAGGCCGTTTTAAATGCTGGGATTAAAATCAACATTGGAATTATTCCTTTGGGTTCTGCCAATGGATTAGCAAAGTGCCTTGGAATAGAGGATATCCCGATGGCCATTCAGGCTATTGAAGATAACAGCGTCAATAAGGTCGATGCGCTTTCCGTGAATGGAAACATTTGTTTGCATCTTAGCGATTTTGGATTTAATGCCGGGTTGATTAAAAAATTTGAAAAGGAAGATGAAAGGGGAATGATCAGCTACTTTAAGAGTTCTCTCAAACAATTTTTAGAAATGAAACCCTATCGCTTCACCCTAAAAATGAAAAAGGAAGAATTCTCTGTCCAGGCTCACATGCTTGTCATTGCAAATGGCGACAGATATGGCACCGGGGCGGTTATCAACCCCAAAGGCAGGATCGATGACGGGAAATTTGAAGTGATCTCAATAAATATCAGGGGCCTTGACGAGATTTTATCCCTTTCCCTGGCTCTTTTCAACGGCCAAATTGATAAGCTCGATCATGTCAGGATTTGGTCGTGCACTGAAGCTGAAATTCAAAACCATGACGATGCAGAATTTCAAATTGATGGGGAGTTGCAAAAGACCACAAAAATAGCAACGGTCAACAAAGAAACTGATCAGCTTAGTTTCTATGGGTTTTTGTAA
- a CDS encoding AraC family transcriptional regulator, which yields MHLCIYNGSGDVPVMVLSTRIGERVNTLVERIAELNGSQIPNPEKAADSLLNTLLIYCESKCNVKVNKTKNRHEVNILARYKQVVAGHFPETHQVSRYAEMMHLSPKYLNQVMKRVMGTSAKSIIQEKLLIKACRDLKFSSESIKGIANKLGFSEP from the coding sequence ATGCACTTATGCATTTACAACGGAAGCGGAGATGTCCCCGTGATGGTGCTTAGCACCAGGATAGGTGAGCGGGTGAATACCCTGGTGGAAAGGATTGCAGAACTTAACGGATCACAGATCCCCAACCCTGAAAAGGCCGCTGATTCGCTGCTTAATACCTTGCTGATCTATTGCGAAAGCAAATGCAATGTCAAGGTGAATAAAACAAAAAACCGCCACGAGGTGAACATTTTGGCCCGGTATAAGCAAGTGGTTGCAGGCCATTTTCCTGAAACGCACCAAGTAAGCAGGTATGCTGAAATGATGCACCTCTCCCCAAAATACCTTAACCAGGTCATGAAGCGGGTTATGGGAACCTCTGCCAAATCAATCATTCAGGAAAAACTTTTGATCAAGGCCTGCCGTGATCTGAAGTTTTCGAGCGAAAGCATAAAGGGAATAGCCAATAAGCTTGGTTTTTCAGAACCATAA